The genomic DNA GATCGATGTCGACTCGCACACTCGCCGTAAGCCCGGCCGATGCGTCTGCAGCAGCCGCGGCAGCCCCTCGACCACCATGACCCGATTATCGCCGAGGAGCGGGGCGCAATCGGCGAGCGTGCCTAACGCGGCAAGATCCAAATACGGGTGCAGCGCTTCATGCGCCGGCTGGCGAAGAAGTGCCTGGGCGATTTTCAACGCCAAACCAGCGCTGCACAACCCCCGGCCTGCCGCGCTTCTTCCGCAATACGGATTCACGAGCGCAAACGGTTTCGCCGCCTCCGACAGCGGCACATGGTGATCCACGATGATCACCGCAATGCCCTCCGCGGTCACGCGACGGACGTCCTCCGCCTGATTCGTGCCGCAGTCCACCAAGATCAGCACGCGGCCCTTCAGGCGCTTGAGCTGCCGAAGAAACGTCCGCGGCACGCCATATCCATCCCGCAGGCGATTCGATTGATGCGCGCTCACGCGCGCCCCGAGCTGCTGCAGCACCTCGGAGAGGATGACGCTGGCGGTCAGGCCATCCACATCGGAATCGCCGAAAATGACCACCGGGTCGTTCGAGGCGGCGGCCCGGCGCAAACGGTTCACGGCCAGCGGAAGATCCGAAATAGCGAGAGGATCCTCGAGGGCCTCGAGGGTGGGCTGCAAAAATCGCCCGGCCGCGGCCGCATCAGCGAGGCCGCGATTCAGCAACACCTGCGCCGTCAAGGGGTGGATGCTAAGGGCTTCGGCTAATCGCTCGGCGGACCGAGGATCGGCGGGAGCAACCTTCCACACGGCTTGCATGCCTGTGCTTACGTTTTCTGCAGTTGAGCCGCTGGGCGGCGCCACGAAATCACCAGCGCCGAGGCGATATACACCGTCGAATACACGCCGGAGATAAACCCGACCAGCAAACAGATGGAAAAGTCCCGCAGCACTTCCCCGCCGAAGACGTAGAGGGCCAGCACGGCGCCGATGACCGTCAAGGACGTCAGCAGGGTGCGGCCCAGCGTTTCGTTGATGCTCAGGTTCACCACATCCACCAGCCCTAATTTCCTGTTCAGACGCATGTTTTCCCGCACGCGATCATAGATCACAATGGTGTCGTTGATGGAAAACCCGGCGATGGTCAGCAGGGCGGCGATCACCACCATGTCGATCTGCCGTCCCAGCAGGCACAAGGCGCCGGTGGCAACCACCACGTCATGCACCAAGGCGACGACGCCGGCCGCGGCGAAATCCCAGTGCCTGAAGCGCGCGGCGACGTACACGAGAATGGCGATCATCGACCAGACAATGGCCATGACGGCTTTTTGCCGCAAGATCGCGCCGACGGCCGGCCCCACCCGCTCCGTACGGAGGCGTTCAGGGTTCGCGTCGGAAAAATCAGCGAAGATCGCTTCGCGCGCGCGATCCACCGTGGCGTTGACATCGGCGTCGGTATGGCTGGGCGTGCGGATCAGCCATTCGGTGGGGCGGCCGAACGGCTGGATGGTGGCATCTCCCAACCCCACTTTCGCGAGCGTCGTCCGCAGCTGCGCGGCCGCCACCGGGCGGGCGAACCGGTACTCCTGCAACAACCCGCCGCTGAAATCGATGCCGTAGCGGCCCTCGCCCCGCAGGATAAACGCCGTCACCCCGGCGCCGACGACCAGCAGCGACAACACATAACAGACCTTCCGCTTGGCGATGAAATCCATCTTCGTGGCCGGCATGAATTGCATCATCTTCAGATCCGTAAGACGGCCGGCGTTGAGCAGGAGATCGAACAGGATCCGCGTGACAAAAATCGCGGTGAACATGCTGGCGGCCAAGCCGATAATCAGGGTGGTGGCAAACCCACGGATCGGCCCCGTGCCGAACCAATAGAGAAAGATCGCGGCCGCCATCGTGGTCATGTTGGAATCGATAATGGCAGAGAGCGCCTTGTCATAGCCTGCGCCGATGGCCACGCTCAGCGGCCGTCCGGCCTTGCGCTCTTCTCGAATCCGCTCATAAATCAGCACGTTCGCATCCACCGCCATGCCTAAGGTCAGCACCATGCCGGCGATGCCCGGCAGGGTGAGTGTCGCGTGCAAATATCCAAGCCCCCCGAGGATGAGGAGCAGGTTGAGCGCGAGCGCGACCACGGCGACGACCCCGGCGAGCAGATAGTAGCCCAGCATAAACGCCACGATGAACGCTCCGCCCACCGCGGTGGCCGCCAGGCCGGCTCGAATGGAATCCTGGCCCAGGGTCGGCCCGACGGTGCGCTCTTCCTCGACGACGATGGGCGCGGGCAAGGAGCCGGCGCGCAGGACGATGGCCAAATCGTGCGCTTCCTCGCGCGTAAATCGGCCGGTGATCTGCCCCGCATCGGTAATGCGGCTCTGGATGACCGGCGCCGATTGCACGTTTCCATCGAGGACAATGGCCAAACGGCGCCCGACATGCGAGCCCGTCAGCAGCCCGAAGGCCCTCGCCCCCTCCCGATTCAAACGGAACGACACTTCTGGAAGGCCGAATTCCCCGGCATCCACCATGGCATCCGTCAGAATCGACCCGGTCAGAGTGGGCTCGGTCTCCAACAGCAAGGGATTGCCCTGCTCATCCTGCGCCAATCGATGGCCGGGCGGGACGGTGCCGT from Candidatus Omnitrophota bacterium includes the following:
- the secD gene encoding protein translocase subunit SecD — its product is MPRNLSTRVFIALAVAALSCWFTFPLKDRIGLGLDLQGGMHLILNVDIAKVPPEDRNKDIAGVALEIIRNRIDQFGVREPLIQRQGEHHILVQLPGITDRERALKLIGQTALLEFQLVSENQRLIQQAIDGTVPPGHRLAQDEQGNPLLLETEPTLTGSILTDAMVDAGEFGLPEVSFRLNREGARAFGLLTGSHVGRRLAIVLDGNVQSAPVIQSRITDAGQITGRFTREEAHDLAIVLRAGSLPAPIVVEEERTVGPTLGQDSIRAGLAATAVGGAFIVAFMLGYYLLAGVVAVVALALNLLLILGGLGYLHATLTLPGIAGMVLTLGMAVDANVLIYERIREERKAGRPLSVAIGAGYDKALSAIIDSNMTTMAAAIFLYWFGTGPIRGFATTLIIGLAASMFTAIFVTRILFDLLLNAGRLTDLKMMQFMPATKMDFIAKRKVCYVLSLLVVGAGVTAFILRGEGRYGIDFSGGLLQEYRFARPVAAAQLRTTLAKVGLGDATIQPFGRPTEWLIRTPSHTDADVNATVDRAREAIFADFSDANPERLRTERVGPAVGAILRQKAVMAIVWSMIAILVYVAARFRHWDFAAAGVVALVHDVVVATGALCLLGRQIDMVVIAALLTIAGFSINDTIVIYDRVRENMRLNRKLGLVDVVNLSINETLGRTLLTSLTVIGAVLALYVFGGEVLRDFSICLLVGFISGVYSTVYIASALVISWRRPAAQLQKT